From the Burkholderia sp. WP9 genome, the window AACTTTCTTGCGACGCTCATCGCTATGCAAAACTGGCCGCTCCCCGAAAGCTATACGTTTCGCGATCAAACCGTGCGCTTCAACGTGACCGGCAACGGTCCGCCGCTAGTGCTGGTTCACGGCACGCCGTTTTCTTCGTATGTGTGGCACCGCATTGCCCCTCACCTCGCGCAAACGCGCACGGTCTACTACTACGATCTGCTCGGCTATGGGCAATCCGAACAGCGCGACGCTCAGGACGTTTCGCTCGGCGTGCAGAACAGGTTGCTTGCGGAATTGCTCGCGCATTGGCGGGTAAATAACCCGGACGTCATCGCGCATGATTTCGGCGGCGCGACTTCATTGCGCGCGCATCTGATCGACGGCTGCGACTATCGCAGTCTCACACTGATCGATCCGGTGGCGGTCGCGCCGTGGGGTTCGCCGTTCGTGCGGCATGTGCGCGAGCACGGTGATGCGTTCGGCGGCCTGCCGCCGTACATCCACGAGGCAGTGGTCAAGGCGTATGTGCGCGGCGCGATCGCGCGCGAGATTCCGGATCACGAGCTCGCGCCTTATGTAACGCCCTGGCTCGGCGCAACGGGCCAGGCCGCGTTCTACCGGCAAATCGCGCAGATGGATCAGCGCTACACCGACGAGGTCGAAGCGCACTATCCGCACCTACGTTGTCCGGTGCAGATTCTGTGGGGCGAGGAGGACCAGTGGATTCCGCTGGCGCGCGGCCGTCAACTGGCCGCGGCCATACCGGAAGCGCGATTTCAGCCGGTACCGAAGGCCGGCCACCTGATGCAGGAAGACGCGCCGGAAGCGATCGTCGCCGCGGCGCTGCGGTGGCTGGATTAAGGGCGCGCGCCTAGCCGCGTCCTTGCGGCAGGTACGGCATGGGATCGATCGGCTTGCCGTCGCGGCGCAACTCGAAGCCCAGCGAAACTCGCGAGTTCTTTTCGTCGCCCATTTCGGCGATCTGCTGTCCCTGCACGACGATATCGCCGGTTTTGACCAGCAGCTTGCGGTTATGCGAGTAAGCGGTCAGGAAGTCCTTGTTGTGCTGCACGATGATCAGGCTGCCGTAACCGTTCAGACCCATGCCCGCATACATCACCTTCCCGTCCGCCGCCGCCCGCACAGGATCGCCCGGCTTGCCGCCGATTTCGATACCCCGCGTTTCGCCCGGCTGGAATCCTTCGACCACGCTGCCGCCCGCCGGCCAGGCCAGCGACACGGCATTCGCATGCCGCGCGGTTTGCTGCGCCACTTCGCGCGCTTCAGCGGCGCTCGGCGCGGGCGACTGGGCGGACTGCGATTGCGGCGCGCCCGCCACCGATGCGCCAGATGCCGCGGCCTGCCGCGCAGCGGCGGAAGCCGCGGCCCCGGAAGCCGCAGCGGCCTTGGCGGCCGCATTAGCCGCATTCACCGCCCGCACTGTTTCCGGAGACGCGACGTGCAACACCTGCCCGCGCTTTAGCCGCGAGGACGCCTTCAATCCATTCCAGGCTTGCAACTGCCCGACACTGCAATGATGATGCTGCGCGATGCGTGCCAAGGTGTCGCCACGTTTCACGCGATACACGAGCGGCGGTGACTTCTTGAGCAGCGCGCTCTGCTCGGCGCTGAGTGCGGCCGGCGTTGCGGCCGCCGCATCGGATGCCGGGGCGCTCGCGGCCGGCACGCCGGACGCAACCGCCGCGCCTGATGCGGCGCCTGTCTGCGCACCCTGCTGCCCCACATTCGCACAACCACTGACCGCCAGCGCGACCCACGCGCCGGCTAGACTGGCCAACATCGTTCTGTCGAAACGCTTTCCCATCTTGTTCGACTCCTGCCTCATTCATTGTCGAGCTGGATGCTGCCTTGCCGCGAGCGATGCGCGCGCCCAACCGCCGCGCTGCTTTCCTCGCGACACCGCCAGGCCGCCTCGTGCGGCGCTCATCCATGCCGTGCCGGCCAACCCAACCCCATGCGTTCACGAGCTGCCGGATGCCTCGGGCGCACGGATACCGCCCGCAAAAACAGCCGATCTTCTGCGAAAAGGGTCAGATTACCAATTAAAATTCAAGCGGAATTGTAAAGTGCGTTTTATAAAAAACGCTTCAACTCACATACTTTGATACAAACCTTACGCGCGGTATTGCGGACATCGTTGCGCGTGCAACGTGTAGCGCGGCGGCGCGTCGTCATTGCAAGAGCGGTCGTTGTGATACGCCGCGTCAAGCGCTATTGACGCACGGGCGTCCCCATCGGGCAGCCATGCGAGCCGCACCCACGGCTACACCTCGGCAAACGCACGATAACGTTTGCTTTAACGGCAAAGCGCGGCAAAAACTTGAATCGACAGCGGCGACCGACATTGAGCGCGGCGGGAGAATGGCGCCGGCGCGCGGACGGATTTGTTCCCGACCGGCGCGATGGAAGCCGGCTAGCTGTAGTACTGGCCCTGGTACTTCACATAGCCGATCGGATGATGCGTAAAGTGCAGGACAGGCAGAACGGGATTGCGATTGTCTTCAGTGGGATAGGCGCTGGCGTCGGGGATGTATTCGCCTTGGGCTTCGATCGGCTGACCGGCCTGCAATCCGGGAATCTCATGCGCGAGTCCCTCGTTGTCGCCGAAACGCACGGCGACGAATAGCTCGGCGCCCACGAGATTCTCCGTACCGCCCTCGAACTTCACCACCGTGTCGACCTTGATGATGAAGTGCTGGTGATTGGCGCCGTTGTGATTTTCCGGGCTGGCGAACACTTTGCTGATCGTGCCTTGCACGCAGGCCAGCGGCGCGCCGATCGAATGAACGTAACTATGGTGAGGAAGGATCTGCGTCGCGCGATTGCTCATGAAGTCTCCGTGAAAGGAATCAGCATTGCCTGCGGGGAAAAGGTTGGGCGCGCCGTAAGCCGCGAGCCGTAAGCCAAGAGCAGGCAGCGGCACCGTGAATTCATTTGAACAGAGCACGGCGTGCAAGTTCATCGCACGTTTGCGTGGCGCCCACGGTGCCGCACTGCGTTGGCGGCCCTTCACCCCCGCACATGAAAAAGCCGATGCCCTGAGCATCGCCTTGACGCAGCGTCGAGTTGCCCACCCGATAGCGGGCAAGGGCCGGGATCATCGCGCCAATTCGCCGCAGGATGCGTCAAACTACGTGAAGCCATTTCACAAATGACTGATCCGGTATGAACCGCCATATAACGGTTTTCATTTCCTAAGCATCCCGAACTATGCCCGCGCTATC encodes:
- a CDS encoding peptidoglycan DD-metalloendopeptidase family protein, with product MGKRFDRTMLASLAGAWVALAVSGCANVGQQGAQTGAASGAAVASGVPAASAPASDAAAATPAALSAEQSALLKKSPPLVYRVKRGDTLARIAQHHHCSVGQLQAWNGLKASSRLKRGQVLHVASPETVRAVNAANAAAKAAAASGAAASAAARQAAASGASVAGAPQSQSAQSPAPSAAEAREVAQQTARHANAVSLAWPAGGSVVEGFQPGETRGIEIGGKPGDPVRAAADGKVMYAGMGLNGYGSLIIVQHNKDFLTAYSHNRKLLVKTGDIVVQGQQIAEMGDEKNSRVSLGFELRRDGKPIDPMPYLPQGRG
- a CDS encoding alpha/beta hydrolase — its product is MQNWPLPESYTFRDQTVRFNVTGNGPPLVLVHGTPFSSYVWHRIAPHLAQTRTVYYYDLLGYGQSEQRDAQDVSLGVQNRLLAELLAHWRVNNPDVIAHDFGGATSLRAHLIDGCDYRSLTLIDPVAVAPWGSPFVRHVREHGDAFGGLPPYIHEAVVKAYVRGAIAREIPDHELAPYVTPWLGATGQAAFYRQIAQMDQRYTDEVEAHYPHLRCPVQILWGEEDQWIPLARGRQLAAAIPEARFQPVPKAGHLMQEDAPEAIVAAALRWLD